Proteins from one Mercurialis annua linkage group LG7, ddMerAnnu1.2, whole genome shotgun sequence genomic window:
- the LOC126654752 gene encoding uncharacterized protein LOC126654752, producing MEDYYYSRNYVPAFGSWDWNNDLPFTQCFESARQAGLLRYSYSEDRDLYVAGDLYDNDILTPAMIVVPRRRAKVRQPRVKEEKKQQKWEMKLDTSSLSSDEMNRPTPKPVDEDLYKIPPELLYAKTKKKRGLGFFSRCLLPSCVM from the exons ATGGAA gattattattattcaagaAACTATGTACCAGCTTTCGGAAGCTGGGATTGGAACAATGATCTACCGTTCACTCAATGCTTTGAATCGGCTCGACAAGCCGGTTTGCTTCGTTATAGTTACTCTGAAGATCGTGATTTATACGTTGCTGGTGATTTGTATGATAATGATATTCTTACTCCCGCCATGATTGTTGTTCCTCGTCGAAGG GCAAAAGTACGTCAGCCTCGAGTCAAAGAAGAGAAAAAGCAGCAGAAATGGGAAATGAAATTAGACACATCAAGCCTGAGTTCTGATGAAATGAACAGGCCAACTCCTAAACCGGTTGATGAAGACTTATACAAAATTCCACCAGAGCTTCTTTATGCCAAAACCAAAAAG AAGAGAGGATTGGGTTTCTTTTCAAGGTGTTTGTTGCCAAGTTGTGTTATGTGA
- the LOC126656165 gene encoding AUGMIN subunit 3 isoform X2, producing MSGARLCALLGELGYGSADTLDPDSFEWPFQYDDARPILDWISSSLRPSNVLSVSELSQYEQFLQEGKLLEGEDLDFACDSISAFSSGRDNQEAVFGAEESLKDIRDATVAYKAEALELQRQLMHLQSQSDMLTAQASALVQGRRARVAATSTVNGYLAAIDDSLSAQNLRTNEVLGRIVSTAQELAHYHSGDEDGLYLAYSDFHQYLLGDSACTKEINQWFSKQLDTGPFRLVAEEGKSKCSWVSLDDISNILVRDLEKSHHQRVSELQRLRSIFGTSERQWVEAQVENAKQQAILTALKSQITSDEAHIHLDLHSLRRKHSELVGELSNLHHKEDKLLSETIPDLCWELAQLQDTYILQGDYDLKVMRQEYYINRQKAYINHLINQLARHQFLKLACQLEKKNMLGAFSLLKVIESELQGFLSATKGRVGRCLALTQAASDVQEQGAVDDRDTLLHGVRDLLSIHSKAQSGLSTYVSAPGIVQHISALQSDLIKLQSDLENSLPEDRNRFINELCTLIQSLQQLLFASSTTAQPILTPRTLMKELDEMEKINAKLSTAVEDVTLEHCKKNEIVKHHSQEVGLQRRVFVSFFCNPERLRSQVRELTARVRALQAS from the exons ATGAGCGGCGCTCGACTGTGCGCGTTGCTCGGAGAATTAGGATACGGCAGTGCAGATACTTTAGACCCCGACAGCTTTGAATGGCCGTTTCAATACGACGACGCACGGCCTATCCTTGACTGGATCTCCTCCAGTCTCCGTCCTTCTAACGTTCTCTCCGTCTCCGAGCTCTCTCA GTACGAGCAGTTTCTTCAAGAAGGAAAGCTACTGGAG GGTGAAGATTTGGACTTTGCTTGTGATAGCATTTCGGCCTTTTCTTCTGGTAGAGACAATCAAGAAGCAGTTTTTGGTGCTGAAGAAAGCTTAAAAGATATTCG GGATGCAACTGTGGCATATAAGGCTGAAGCCTTAGAGTTGCAGAGACAGCTGATGCATCTGCAGTCTCAATCTGATATGCTGACTGCCCAGGCTTCAGCTTTGGTTCAAGGGAGACGTGCTCGAGTTGCTGCAACATCTACTGTCAATGGATACCTTGCAGCAATAGATGATAGTCTTTCAGCACAAAACTTAAGG ACAAATGAAGTTCTTGGAAGGATTGTGTCTACAGCACAAGAGTTGGCTCATTATCATTCTGGGGATG AGGATGGTCTATACTTGGCGTACTCTGATTTTCATCAATACTTGCTTGGAGATTCAGCTTgtacaaaagaaataaatcagTGGTTTTCTAAACAGCTGGACACG GGTCCTTTTCGACTAGTTGCTGAGGAGGGAAAATCAAAATGTTCGTGGGTGAGTCTTGATGACATCTCAAATATTTTAGTAAGAG ATCTAGAAAAATCTCACCATCAACGTGTATCTGAATTGCAACGGCTTCGATCCAT ATTCGGAACAAGTGAAAGACAGTGGGTTGAAGCCCAGGTTGAGAATGCTAAGCAGCAAGCTATTCTCACGGCACTTAAATCTCAAATTACATCAGATGAAGCTCACATTCATCTTGATCTTCACAGTCTTAG AAGAAAGCATTCTGAACTGGTGGGAGAACTTTCAAATCTTCATCACAAAGAAGACAAGTTATTATCTGAG ACCATCCCTGATCTTTGTTGGGAGCTGGCTCAACTTCAAGATACCTACATTTTGCAAG GTGATTACGATCTCAAGGTCATGCGCCAAGAATATTATATCAACCGACAGAAAGCG TATATAAATCATTTAATCAATCAGCTAGCAAGGCATCAGTTCTTAAAACTAGCTTGCCAGTTGGAAAAAAAGAATATGCTTGGAGCATTTTCATTACTTAAAGTTATTGAGTCAGAGCTTCAGGGATTCTTGTCAGCAACTAAAGGCAGAGTG GGACGCTGCCTTGCACTGACTCAAGCCGCATCTGATGTACAAGAACAAGGAGCAGTTGATGATCGTGACACTCTTCTGCATGGTGTTAGAGACCTTCTAAGCATCCATTCAA AAGCTCAATCTGGATTGTCAACTTATGTATCGGCGCCAGGCATTGTACAGCATATTTCTGCTCTTCAATCTGACTTGATAAAGCTGCAGTCGGATCTTGAAAATTCTCTTCCAGAAGACAGAAATAGATTCATTAATGAACT GTGCACGCTGATTCAAAGTTTGCAGCAGTTACTCTTTGCTTCTTCAACGACTGCACAGCCAATATTGACACCCCGG ACATTAATGAAGGAGCTTGATGAAATGGAAAAGATAAATGCAAAACTCTCTACTGCAGTAGAAGATGTGACATTAGAACACTGCAAAAAGAATGAG ATTGTAAAACATCACTCCCAAGAGGTCGGACTTCAGAGACGGGTTTTTGTCAGTTTCTTCTGCAATCCCGAACGTTTGAGGAGCCAAGTGAGAGAGCTGACTGCACGAGTCAGAGCTTTACAGGCTTCTTAA
- the LOC130014854 gene encoding uncharacterized protein LOC130014854 has protein sequence MNSSSSQQSSSTVESTQSSVRLKSDPAWAHFKEEVNKEGKKIWTCLHCNNVYKGGGINRMKKHLAGRRGEIAPCKKVPYDTRYQIEQFLKELDKKSEETNYVEDDSQYDPTIDLGEEIAPTIEKSKEMIPGCAASQNGKRKRNDKMSTFFAPRTVSGAQPSIKSALATKEALHNVDMAVAWFTAREERHLLAAGNALNRKYPSISWSPCAAHCLNLLLGDIGKMELITNLANRASLVTKFIYNHAFLLAWLRKREGWTEIVRPGPTRFATTFIALKSILEHQHDLQAFFTSKTFKDSRYYKDKKAVSVTLIIIDSKFWSDCEMVVGVVAPLIRLLRIMDTDRRPSIGYVYDGMYRAKKAIKRILKNRKTLYKPYTTIIKARWDKQLRRDIHAAAYLLNPAFAYDNVNFCKKKEVMEGFVETVTILIKDKSAQKKCIDEVAIYQDRLEGFGRQLALDSSKTMQPDEWWRIFGCSAPTIQSLAIKILSQTSSSSGCERNWSVFERIHTKKRNRLEHKRLNDLVFVYYNLRLKESLERQNKYNDPIDYESIDKTDFWIMDDEDDTPLLDMNEINNILYGDDGLPKNICDEDVDKLMNEMQELIQLEDIGDEDDGEWDREMRAFVQQKD, from the exons ATGAATTCGTCAAGTAGTCAACAAAGTTCGTCAACGGTTGAATCTACTCAATCGTCAGTGAGGCTGAAAAGTGATCCGGCATGGGCTCACTTTAAAGAGGAAGTGAATAAGGAAGGAAAGAAAATATGGACGTGCTTACATTGTAATAATGTCTATAAAGGCGGAGGAATTAATAGAATGAAAAAGCATCTAGCCGGTAGAAGAGGGGAAATTGCTCCATGTAAGAAAGTTCCTTATGATACCCGATATCAAATTGAACAGTTTTTGAAGGAGCTtgataaaaaaagtgaagaaACAAATTATGTTGAGGATGACAGTCAATATGATCCTACAATTGACCTTGGGGAAGAAATAGCACCAACAATAGAAAAGAGCAAGGAGATGATACCTGGATGTGCAGCTTCTCAAAATGGAAAAAGAAAGCGAAATGACAAGATGAGTACTTTTTTTGCACCTAGAACCGTTTCGGGTGCACAACCTTCTATCAAAAGCGCACTTGCAACCAAAGAAGCCTTGCACAATGTTGATATGGCTGTTGCTTGGTTTACTGCAAGAGAGGAACGACATTTGTTAG CTGCGGGAAACGCGCTTAATCGTAAGTATCCCTCTATTAGTTGGTCTCCATGTGCTGCACATTGCTTGAACTTGCTTCTTGGTGACATTGGCAAAATGGAGCTTATTACTAACCTTGCAAATCGAGCTTCTTTGGTAACAAAATTTATATACAATCATGCATTTTTATTAGCTTGGCTAAGGAAGAGAGAAGGATGGACAGAAATCGTACGTCCGGGGCCAACTAGGTTTGCAACCACATTCATTGCGTTGAAGAGTATCCTCGAACACCAACATGATCTTCAAGCATTTTTCactagcaaaacatttaaagaCTCTCGTTACTACAAAGATAAGAAAGCAGTTTCTGTTACTTTAATTATCATTGATAGCAAATTTTGGAGTGATTGTGAAATGGTTGTTGGTGTTGTTGCTCCACTTATACGTTTACTGCGAATAATGGATACCGATAGAAGGCCTTCAATTGGCTATGTTTATGATGGAATGTATAGGGCGAAAAAGGCAATCAAACGTATACTTAAGAATAGGAAGACATTATACAAGCCCTATACAACAATCATAAAAGCAAGATGGGATAAGCAACTTCGAAGAGATATTCATGCGGCGGCTTATCTTTTGAATCCAGCTTTTGCATATGATAATgtcaatttttgtaaaaaaaaggaGGTAATGGAAGGTTTCGTTGAGACGGTCACTATTTTGATTAAGGACAAATCTGCTCAAAAAAAATGCATTGATGAAGTGGCTATCTATCAAGATCGATTAGAAGGTTTTGGTCGACAACTTGCTTTGGATTCATCCAAGACTATGCAACCAg ATGAATGGTGGAGGATTTTTGGATGTAGTGCTCCAACTATTCAATCTTTGGCTATAAAAATTTTGAGTCAAACTTCTTCTTCATCCGGATGTGAACGGAATTGGAGTGTATTTGAAAGAATACACACCAAAAAAAGAAATAGATTGGAACACAAAAGATTAAATGATCTTGTATTTGTTTATTACAACTTACGTTTAAAAGAAAG CCTTGAGcgtcaaaataaatataatgatCCTATTGACTATGAAAGTATTGATAAAACTGATTTTTGGATCATGGATGATGAAGATGACACTCCTTTACTAGATATGAATGAGATAAACAACATACTATATGGTGATGATGGACTTCCAAAAAACATTTGTGATGAAG ATGTGGACAAACTTATGAATGAAATGCAAGAATTAATTCAACTAGAAGATATTGGCGATGAAGATGATGGTGAGTGGGATCGAGAAATGAGAGCCTTCGTGCAAcaaaaagattaa
- the LOC130014855 gene encoding sulfated surface glycoprotein 185-like, with the protein MELKCDVSQIFVGLWVIFQNKDLRLQHSSKSYSRSGIGRSRETLALIIISAGSNLIIVVVAPLVARFLTALSTSTRKSNNRQPIAGPAIDNPSLPSLNPSPPPSNPSIDNPSPPPSNPSIDNPSPPPSNPSIDNPSPPPSNPSIDNPSPPPSNPSIDNPSSPPSPANP; encoded by the exons ATGGAGTTGAAATGTGATGTATCACAAATCTTTGTTGGTTTGTGGGTTATTTTTCAGAATAAGGATCTCCGCCTGCAACACAGCTCCAAAAGCTACAGTCGCAGTGGCATTGGCCGAAGCAGAGAGACG CTAGCTTTAATCATAATCTCAGCCGGATCCAACCTCATTATTGTGGTTGTCGCTCCTCTTGTTGCCAGATTTCTCACCGCTCTCAGCACCTCCACCAGAAAATCCAACAATCGGCAACCCATTGCCGGCCCAGCAATCGACAACCCATCGCTGCCGTCGTTGAACCCATCGCCACCACCGTCGAACCCATCAATTGACAACCCATCGCCGCCGCCGTCGAACCCATCAATCGACAACCCATCGCCGCCGCCGTCGAACCCATCAATCGACAACCCATCGCCGCCGCCGTCGAACCCATCAATCGACAACCCATCGCCGCCGCCGTCGAACCCATCAATCGACAACCCATCGTCGCCGCCATCGCCAGCAAACCCATAG
- the LOC126654903 gene encoding uncharacterized protein LOC126654903, whose translation MSGFVRRKRVTDPLDDDAKARIVGSQLSYVSSGSEHSADLNDESPCLSELVHGFLEIDEDFETQSSCSNYDSDSERVDLVAECTEFAEDILRSISILNGLDSYRNLLYSHVLKATEMHYLWRDQKPAFRRKVMSFLRELGHNAAICKTKWESSGGLTGGNFECIDVVVSNSQTRYIIDLEFASQFEIARPTSHYLTLLQSLPRVLVGKSDDLKRIIKLMSDAAKRSLKSRDLTLPPWRKNRYMQNKWLGPYRRTSNQVSGNPAVIGSGSGSGSHVNAVKCRLVGFDDGVNNCLFVRTR comes from the coding sequence ATGTCTGGTTTCGTTAGACGGAAGCGAGTCACCGATCCGCTAGACGACGATGCAAAAGCTCGAATCGTCGGCAGCCAACTCAGTTACGTTAGTAGCGGTAGTGAACATTCTGCTGATCTTAACGACGAGTCACCGTGCTTATCTGAACTCGTCCACGGCTTTCTCGAAATCGACGAAGATTTCGAGACTCAGTCATCGTGCAGTAACTACGACTCCGATTCCGAGCGAGTCGACCTAGTCGCCGAATGCACCGAGTTCGCCGAAGATATTCTAAGATCAATCTCAATCCTCAACGGACTGGATTCGTACAGAAATCTGTTATATTCTCACGTTTTAAAAGCAACGGAAATGCATTACTTATGGAGAGATCAAAAACCTGCGTTTAGGCGCAAAGTGATGTCGTTTTTACGCGAGCTAGGGCACAATGCAGCCATTTGTAAAACAAAATGGGAGTCCTCCGGCGGATTAACTGGCGGAAACTTTGAGTGCATCGACGTCGTCGTTTCAAATTCTCAAACGCGGTACATTATCGATCTCGAGTTCGCTTCACAATTTGAGATCGCGAGACCTACGAGTCATTATCTAACGCTGTTACAGTCACTGCCTAGGGTTTTAGTCGGAAAAAGTGACGATTTGAAGCGGATTATCAAACTTATGAGTGACGCCGCTAAAAGATCGTTGAAGAGCAGAGATTTAACTCTTCCTCCGTGGAGAAAAAACCGTTACATGCAAAATAAATGGCTCGGGCCGTACCGCCGGACGTCTAATCAAGTATCGGGTAACCCGGCCGTGATCGGATCAGGATCAGGATCAGGATCACACGTTAATGCTGTTAAATGTCGTCTTGTAGGATTTGACGACGGTGTTAATAATTGTTTGTTTGTTCGTACCagataa
- the LOC126656165 gene encoding AUGMIN subunit 3 isoform X1, whose translation MSGARLCALLGELGYGSADTLDPDSFEWPFQYDDARPILDWISSSLRPSNVLSVSELSQYEQFLQEGKLLEGEDLDFACDSISAFSSGRDNQEAVFGAEESLKDIRDATVAYKAEALELQRQLMHLQSQSDMLTAQASALVQGRRARVAATSTVNGYLAAIDDSLSAQNLRTNEVLGRIVSTAQELAHYHSGDEDGLYLAYSDFHQYLLGDSACTKEINQWFSKQLDTGPFRLVAEEGKSKCSWVSLDDISNILVRADLEKSHHQRVSELQRLRSIFGTSERQWVEAQVENAKQQAILTALKSQITSDEAHIHLDLHSLRRKHSELVGELSNLHHKEDKLLSETIPDLCWELAQLQDTYILQGDYDLKVMRQEYYINRQKAYINHLINQLARHQFLKLACQLEKKNMLGAFSLLKVIESELQGFLSATKGRVGRCLALTQAASDVQEQGAVDDRDTLLHGVRDLLSIHSKAQSGLSTYVSAPGIVQHISALQSDLIKLQSDLENSLPEDRNRFINELCTLIQSLQQLLFASSTTAQPILTPRTLMKELDEMEKINAKLSTAVEDVTLEHCKKNEIVKHHSQEVGLQRRVFVSFFCNPERLRSQVRELTARVRALQAS comes from the exons ATGAGCGGCGCTCGACTGTGCGCGTTGCTCGGAGAATTAGGATACGGCAGTGCAGATACTTTAGACCCCGACAGCTTTGAATGGCCGTTTCAATACGACGACGCACGGCCTATCCTTGACTGGATCTCCTCCAGTCTCCGTCCTTCTAACGTTCTCTCCGTCTCCGAGCTCTCTCA GTACGAGCAGTTTCTTCAAGAAGGAAAGCTACTGGAG GGTGAAGATTTGGACTTTGCTTGTGATAGCATTTCGGCCTTTTCTTCTGGTAGAGACAATCAAGAAGCAGTTTTTGGTGCTGAAGAAAGCTTAAAAGATATTCG GGATGCAACTGTGGCATATAAGGCTGAAGCCTTAGAGTTGCAGAGACAGCTGATGCATCTGCAGTCTCAATCTGATATGCTGACTGCCCAGGCTTCAGCTTTGGTTCAAGGGAGACGTGCTCGAGTTGCTGCAACATCTACTGTCAATGGATACCTTGCAGCAATAGATGATAGTCTTTCAGCACAAAACTTAAGG ACAAATGAAGTTCTTGGAAGGATTGTGTCTACAGCACAAGAGTTGGCTCATTATCATTCTGGGGATG AGGATGGTCTATACTTGGCGTACTCTGATTTTCATCAATACTTGCTTGGAGATTCAGCTTgtacaaaagaaataaatcagTGGTTTTCTAAACAGCTGGACACG GGTCCTTTTCGACTAGTTGCTGAGGAGGGAAAATCAAAATGTTCGTGGGTGAGTCTTGATGACATCTCAAATATTTTAGTAAGAG CAGATCTAGAAAAATCTCACCATCAACGTGTATCTGAATTGCAACGGCTTCGATCCAT ATTCGGAACAAGTGAAAGACAGTGGGTTGAAGCCCAGGTTGAGAATGCTAAGCAGCAAGCTATTCTCACGGCACTTAAATCTCAAATTACATCAGATGAAGCTCACATTCATCTTGATCTTCACAGTCTTAG AAGAAAGCATTCTGAACTGGTGGGAGAACTTTCAAATCTTCATCACAAAGAAGACAAGTTATTATCTGAG ACCATCCCTGATCTTTGTTGGGAGCTGGCTCAACTTCAAGATACCTACATTTTGCAAG GTGATTACGATCTCAAGGTCATGCGCCAAGAATATTATATCAACCGACAGAAAGCG TATATAAATCATTTAATCAATCAGCTAGCAAGGCATCAGTTCTTAAAACTAGCTTGCCAGTTGGAAAAAAAGAATATGCTTGGAGCATTTTCATTACTTAAAGTTATTGAGTCAGAGCTTCAGGGATTCTTGTCAGCAACTAAAGGCAGAGTG GGACGCTGCCTTGCACTGACTCAAGCCGCATCTGATGTACAAGAACAAGGAGCAGTTGATGATCGTGACACTCTTCTGCATGGTGTTAGAGACCTTCTAAGCATCCATTCAA AAGCTCAATCTGGATTGTCAACTTATGTATCGGCGCCAGGCATTGTACAGCATATTTCTGCTCTTCAATCTGACTTGATAAAGCTGCAGTCGGATCTTGAAAATTCTCTTCCAGAAGACAGAAATAGATTCATTAATGAACT GTGCACGCTGATTCAAAGTTTGCAGCAGTTACTCTTTGCTTCTTCAACGACTGCACAGCCAATATTGACACCCCGG ACATTAATGAAGGAGCTTGATGAAATGGAAAAGATAAATGCAAAACTCTCTACTGCAGTAGAAGATGTGACATTAGAACACTGCAAAAAGAATGAG ATTGTAAAACATCACTCCCAAGAGGTCGGACTTCAGAGACGGGTTTTTGTCAGTTTCTTCTGCAATCCCGAACGTTTGAGGAGCCAAGTGAGAGAGCTGACTGCACGAGTCAGAGCTTTACAGGCTTCTTAA